From a single Polynucleobacter asymbioticus QLW-P1DMWA-1 genomic region:
- a CDS encoding ABC transporter ATP-binding protein, translating into MNLQEIILETIGLGKSFKGFSAVTDVNLKVTRGTIHALIGPNGAGKTTCFNLLTKFLEPTSGQILFNGFDITKEAPAEIARRGIIRSFQISAVFPHLTVLENVRVALQRGLGTEFFFWKSGSSLNVLNDRALELLHEVGLEEFAHKETLNLAYGRKRALEIATTLAMEPELMLLDEPTQGMGHEDVDHVTRLIDRVAKGRTILMVEHNMKVIASIANKITVLQRGSVLAEGSYQEVSSNPLVVEAYMGSHGGDAL; encoded by the coding sequence ATCAACTTGCAAGAAATAATATTAGAGACAATTGGGTTGGGAAAATCCTTTAAAGGGTTTTCTGCAGTTACGGACGTGAACCTCAAGGTCACTCGCGGTACCATTCACGCCCTAATTGGTCCCAATGGCGCAGGAAAAACAACATGCTTCAACTTGCTTACTAAGTTCTTGGAGCCAACCAGTGGCCAAATCTTATTTAATGGTTTTGACATTACAAAAGAAGCGCCAGCCGAAATAGCCCGCCGTGGAATTATTCGCTCTTTTCAGATTTCAGCTGTTTTCCCACACTTAACAGTTTTAGAGAATGTTCGTGTTGCACTGCAGCGAGGATTGGGAACAGAGTTCTTTTTTTGGAAATCCGGCTCTTCTTTAAATGTTTTGAATGACCGCGCTTTAGAGTTGTTGCATGAGGTTGGTTTGGAGGAGTTTGCCCATAAAGAAACCCTCAACTTAGCTTATGGACGCAAAAGGGCCCTTGAAATTGCAACTACCTTGGCCATGGAGCCAGAGTTGATGCTCTTAGATGAGCCTACCCAAGGTATGGGACATGAGGACGTTGACCACGTTACACGGTTAATCGATCGCGTTGCCAAGGGGAGAACTATCCTCATGGTTGAACACAATATGAAGGTGATTGCTTCTATCGCCAATAAAATTACAGTTTTACAGCGAGGATCTGTCTTGGCTGAAGGCTCGTACCAAGAGGTGTCTAGCAATCCTTTGGTGGTTGAGGCATATATGGGCAGCCACGGGGGTGATGCCCTATGA